In the genome of Bradyrhizobium sp. CIAT3101, one region contains:
- a CDS encoding MbcA/ParS/Xre antitoxin family protein, with translation MQLPDREREERRQNDAEAALRAFFGIAEKWELSTEEQIKLLGSPPRSTFFKWKKEGGAIPADTVERLSHVLGIHKCLRILFTDDGTSDGWVRRPNQAPFLNGLSAVEFMTTTGHVADVFRVRSYLDAQRGG, from the coding sequence ATGCAGCTACCAGACCGAGAACGGGAAGAAAGACGTCAGAACGACGCTGAAGCGGCCTTACGCGCGTTCTTCGGCATCGCGGAGAAATGGGAATTGTCGACGGAGGAGCAGATCAAGCTTCTCGGCTCGCCGCCCCGATCGACGTTCTTCAAGTGGAAGAAGGAAGGCGGTGCGATCCCTGCGGACACCGTTGAACGACTCTCACACGTTCTCGGCATCCACAAATGCCTGCGCATTCTCTTCACCGACGACGGCACCAGCGACGGCTGGGTCAGGAGGCCCAATCAAGCCCCGTTCCTGAATGGTCTCTCGGCGGTCGAGTTCATGACGACGACGGGACACGTCGCCGACGTCTTCAGGGTCCGATCGTATCTGGACGCGCAGCGCGGGGGTTGA
- a CDS encoding MFS transporter — protein sequence MTDQTLAAPIDDQQERQRGFSRYQSLLVALLAFAQFTIILDFIIMSPLGAILMPSLNITTSQFGVAVSAYAFSAGFSGILAAGFADRFDRKRLLLFFYTGFTLGTALCAVAQTYEVLLLGRIVTGLFGGVIGSIVLAIVTDLFSLQLRGRVMGFIQTAFAASQVLGIPAGLFLANHWNWHVCFIAIVGLSILAIAIIAFAMEPVDAHLKLKQDRNPFHHLLATVFEPRYTLAFAVTTLLATGGYMLMPFSSAFTVNNIGIDMAHLPTIYLVSGLFSIITGPLVGRASDAFGKYPTFVFGCAMTVLMVLIYTHLGHVSLTTAIAVNVLLFVGIFSRMIPSQALISAIPDQSQRGSFSAISASLQQLSGGLGSVLAAAIISQQPDGSLLHFERIGYVVVTTTIITLVMMYFVQKGVAERAGKRVV from the coding sequence ATGACAGACCAGACGCTCGCCGCGCCGATCGACGATCAGCAGGAACGCCAGCGCGGCTTTTCGCGCTACCAGTCACTCCTGGTGGCGCTGCTCGCCTTCGCGCAGTTCACCATCATCCTCGACTTCATCATCATGTCGCCGCTCGGCGCCATCCTGATGCCCTCGCTCAACATCACGACCTCGCAATTCGGCGTCGCGGTGTCGGCCTATGCGTTCAGCGCCGGATTCTCCGGTATTCTCGCCGCCGGCTTTGCCGACCGGTTCGATCGCAAGCGGCTGCTGCTGTTCTTCTATACCGGCTTCACGCTCGGCACCGCGCTCTGCGCCGTCGCACAGACCTACGAGGTGCTGCTGCTCGGCCGGATCGTGACCGGATTGTTCGGCGGCGTGATCGGCTCGATCGTGCTCGCCATCGTCACCGATCTGTTTTCCCTGCAGCTGCGCGGCCGCGTCATGGGATTCATCCAGACGGCGTTCGCCGCAAGCCAGGTGCTCGGCATTCCGGCCGGTCTGTTTCTCGCCAATCACTGGAACTGGCATGTCTGCTTCATTGCGATCGTCGGCCTGTCGATCCTCGCAATTGCCATCATCGCCTTCGCCATGGAGCCGGTCGATGCGCATCTGAAGCTGAAGCAGGACAGGAATCCGTTCCATCATCTGCTCGCGACCGTGTTCGAGCCGCGCTACACGCTGGCCTTCGCGGTGACGACATTGCTGGCGACCGGCGGCTACATGCTGATGCCGTTCTCCAGTGCGTTCACCGTGAACAATATCGGCATCGACATGGCGCATCTGCCGACGATCTATCTCGTCTCCGGCCTGTTCAGCATCATCACGGGACCGCTGGTCGGCAGGGCGAGCGATGCGTTCGGCAAGTACCCGACCTTCGTGTTCGGCTGCGCGATGACCGTCCTGATGGTGCTGATCTACACCCATCTCGGCCACGTCTCGCTCACGACGGCCATCGCCGTCAACGTGCTGCTGTTCGTCGGCATCTTCTCGCGCATGATCCCGTCGCAGGCGCTGATCTCGGCGATCCCCGACCAGAGCCAGCGCGGCTCCTTCAGCGCGATCAGCGCATCGCTGCAGCAGCTCTCCGGCGGGCTCGGCTCGGTGCTTGCGGCCGCGATCATCTCGCAACAACCCGACGGCTCGCTGCTGCATTTCGAGCGGATCGGCTATGTCGTGGTCACGACCACGATCATCACGCTGGTGATGATGTATTTTGTGCAGAAAGGGGTAGCGGAGCGGGCGGGGAAACGGGTGGTTTGA
- a CDS encoding Mov34/MPN/PAD-1 family protein, which translates to MWLDTLALLRERGRGHRESGGFLLGRRFDGLRTIEAFLPYDDLDPHALRGTILFDGSKMDVVWDLCRREGLEVVADVHTHPAGVGQSQTDRENPMIPEVGHVALIVPNFADRAYFPGDIGIYEYRGRRQWTDRSDDAGRYFAVRRFA; encoded by the coding sequence TTGTGGCTAGACACGCTGGCGCTGCTGCGTGAGCGCGGCCGTGGTCATCGCGAAAGCGGCGGCTTCCTTCTCGGCCGTCGCTTCGACGGCCTCAGGACGATCGAAGCCTTTCTGCCGTACGACGATCTCGATCCGCATGCCTTGAGGGGTACCATCCTGTTCGACGGCTCGAAGATGGACGTCGTCTGGGATCTCTGCCGTCGCGAGGGCCTGGAAGTGGTGGCCGACGTCCACACTCATCCCGCTGGCGTCGGTCAGAGCCAGACTGACCGCGAAAACCCGATGATCCCGGAGGTCGGGCATGTCGCGCTCATCGTGCCGAACTTCGCCGACCGCGCGTATTTCCCCGGCGACATCGGCATCTACGAATATCGCGGGCGCCGGCAATGGACCGACCGCAGCGACGACGCCGGTCGGTACTTCGCGGTCAGGAGGTTCGCATGA
- a CDS encoding DEAD/DEAH box helicase family protein, whose protein sequence is MPFDQVVSVVGNARLRIPQQEGWIAIRDHFSQPNPAREVGIVLPVGCGKSGLIAVAPYAVDARRVLVIAPGTRIRGQLAADLRSNSPTNFYERCEVIGNQTDLPETVVIESGRVNRDDIQNCDFAVTNIQQIAGEENRWLDGLPDDFFDLVLVDEAHHNTAASWQQVKQRFPRAKIINLSATPTRADGQIMEGEVIYSFPVLRAIEAGYVKRLRAKMLSPTELRYIDRTDGQERVIGINEVRQLGETDAEFRRGIVMSEETLSSIVDQAIGELRRLREETGELRLKIIASALNQAHCIQITEAFRARGLRAAYVHSREGSDVNERVFADLESHELDVIVQARMLGEGFDHRYLSVAMVGSIFANLGPFVQFVGRVMRSIVQNEPNHPLNRGVVVFHAGANVARRWNDFRQFSQADQDYFADLLPEVEEVDFAAGIAEREVGGGGIQPVEILAETGVRAADLEPIGDPQAAALIRRLAELGVTPEQAAQELRRIRVPRQDLREARRASLNERIQNEAGGMLARLAISPGGRTLDRARRQRNFAWVTSELNRRVNLSVGGESDDRQNFTLDQVDAAHQALPEIVRNFEEEFRRGT, encoded by the coding sequence ATGCCCTTTGATCAAGTTGTATCGGTAGTAGGCAACGCCCGTCTTCGTATCCCTCAGCAAGAGGGATGGATTGCAATCAGGGACCATTTCAGTCAGCCAAATCCCGCGAGGGAGGTTGGCATCGTATTGCCTGTCGGGTGCGGGAAATCAGGACTTATCGCAGTGGCACCGTATGCCGTCGACGCCCGGCGGGTGCTTGTAATCGCTCCCGGTACGAGGATCCGAGGGCAGTTGGCTGCTGACTTACGCTCGAATAGTCCAACCAATTTCTACGAACGCTGCGAGGTGATCGGGAATCAAACAGACTTGCCCGAGACAGTCGTCATCGAAAGCGGGCGCGTAAATCGCGATGACATTCAGAATTGCGATTTCGCGGTCACCAACATCCAGCAGATCGCTGGTGAAGAGAACCGATGGCTTGATGGCTTACCAGACGACTTCTTCGATCTGGTATTGGTTGATGAAGCCCATCACAACACAGCCGCGAGCTGGCAACAGGTAAAGCAACGGTTCCCCCGAGCCAAGATCATCAACCTCAGTGCAACACCTACACGCGCCGACGGTCAAATTATGGAAGGAGAAGTTATTTACTCTTTCCCAGTGCTACGAGCCATCGAGGCCGGCTATGTGAAGCGCCTGCGCGCCAAGATGCTGAGCCCTACCGAGTTGCGGTACATTGATCGGACTGACGGTCAAGAGAGGGTCATTGGCATTAACGAAGTACGTCAACTGGGGGAGACTGACGCAGAATTTCGTCGTGGCATCGTGATGTCTGAGGAGACGCTGAGCTCGATTGTGGATCAGGCCATCGGCGAACTCCGCAGACTTCGCGAAGAGACCGGTGAACTACGGCTCAAAATCATCGCGTCCGCACTAAACCAAGCACATTGCATCCAAATCACAGAAGCATTCCGTGCACGCGGTCTTCGTGCAGCATATGTCCATTCGCGAGAAGGATCGGATGTCAACGAACGGGTTTTCGCGGATCTAGAATCCCATGAATTGGATGTCATCGTACAAGCGCGAATGCTTGGCGAGGGCTTCGACCACCGATACCTATCCGTCGCGATGGTGGGTAGCATTTTCGCGAACTTGGGTCCGTTCGTGCAGTTCGTCGGCCGCGTGATGCGATCGATCGTTCAGAATGAGCCAAATCACCCTCTGAATAGAGGTGTCGTCGTCTTTCATGCGGGAGCGAATGTCGCTCGGAGATGGAACGACTTCAGACAATTCAGCCAAGCTGATCAGGATTATTTCGCGGATTTGCTACCCGAGGTCGAAGAGGTTGATTTCGCCGCAGGTATAGCTGAGCGAGAGGTCGGCGGCGGCGGCATTCAGCCAGTTGAGATATTGGCGGAAACCGGGGTAAGGGCAGCCGACTTAGAGCCGATCGGCGATCCTCAAGCCGCGGCTCTTATTCGCCGCCTCGCCGAACTGGGCGTCACGCCCGAACAGGCCGCTCAAGAGCTGAGGCGCATACGTGTACCGCGACAGGACCTGCGCGAGGCTCGACGCGCATCGCTCAATGAACGCATTCAGAATGAGGCGGGGGGCATGCTGGCCAGACTCGCCATAAGTCCGGGAGGACGGACCCTGGACCGAGCCCGGCGCCAGCGGAATTTTGCCTGGGTTACTTCCGAGTTGAACCGTCGCGTGAATTTATCCGTCGGCGGCGAATCAGACGACCGACAGAATTTCACGCTCGATCAGGTAGACGCTGCCCATCAAGCACTTCCGGAAATCGTGAGGAATTTCGAGGAGGAATTTCGCCGTGGGACTTAG
- a CDS encoding UbiA family prenyltransferase, protein MEQPVRQYDRSEAAPQATIAPARTLVIDLEGALLRSELLMEALFSAPARMLARFGAGGRAGMAALTDILARAELDYAHLPYDADVLNQALVARARGERIFLVAGRFADHAAGIAAHLGFDGVVTPADLAAGDHLPFDRASIERIAHRSSHRASLKIWAKALRIYQYAKNTLVFVPVITAHQLNPATLGSTLLAFLAFSACASGAYLMNDLLDLAADRQHPTKRHRALAAGDLPISSALTAIPVLWAFAVAASLCISVTFLGVLAAYLATTIAYSLVLKRKMLVDVVTLAGLYSLRIGAGAVAAGVMLSEWLMVFSLFVFTSLALIKRFSELSMREGAGLSDPSNRDYRITDLQIIAAMAAASAMNAVTVFALYVSSSAVTPLYSRPWMLWLLAPLLLYWFGRALMIAHRREMPDDPIIYAFRDGASRTTVAAMVCIMLAAI, encoded by the coding sequence ATGGAGCAGCCCGTCAGGCAGTACGATCGGAGCGAGGCCGCGCCGCAGGCGACGATCGCGCCTGCCCGTACCCTCGTCATCGATCTCGAGGGCGCGCTGCTGCGCTCGGAGCTGCTGATGGAGGCGCTGTTCTCCGCCCCTGCGCGCATGCTGGCCCGCTTCGGCGCCGGCGGACGCGCCGGCATGGCGGCACTCACGGATATTCTGGCACGCGCCGAGCTCGACTACGCCCACCTTCCCTATGATGCCGACGTGCTGAACCAGGCGCTGGTGGCGCGGGCGCGGGGCGAGCGGATTTTTCTGGTCGCGGGCCGCTTCGCCGATCATGCCGCCGGCATCGCCGCGCATCTCGGCTTTGACGGCGTCGTGACGCCGGCCGATCTCGCCGCGGGCGATCATCTGCCGTTCGATCGCGCGTCGATCGAGCGTATCGCGCACCGAAGCAGCCACCGCGCCAGCCTGAAGATCTGGGCCAAGGCGCTGCGGATCTATCAATACGCCAAGAACACGCTGGTGTTCGTGCCCGTCATCACCGCGCATCAGCTCAATCCGGCCACGCTCGGCTCGACGCTGCTGGCGTTCCTGGCGTTCTCGGCCTGTGCGTCGGGCGCCTATCTGATGAACGATCTGCTCGACCTCGCCGCCGACCGCCAGCATCCGACCAAGCGCCATCGCGCGCTCGCGGCGGGCGACTTGCCGATCTCCTCCGCGCTCACCGCCATCCCCGTGTTGTGGGCTTTCGCCGTCGCCGCCAGCCTCTGCATTTCCGTCACTTTCCTCGGCGTGCTCGCCGCCTATCTCGCCACCACCATCGCCTATTCGCTCGTGCTCAAGCGCAAGATGCTGGTCGACGTCGTCACGCTCGCCGGCCTCTACTCGTTGCGCATCGGCGCGGGCGCAGTCGCGGCCGGTGTCATGCTGTCGGAATGGCTGATGGTGTTCTCGCTGTTCGTCTTCACCTCGCTCGCGCTGATCAAGCGTTTTAGCGAACTCAGCATGCGCGAGGGCGCAGGGCTCTCTGATCCGTCCAACCGCGACTACCGCATCACCGATCTGCAAATCATCGCCGCCATGGCCGCGGCGAGCGCCATGAATGCCGTCACCGTGTTCGCGCTCTACGTCTCGTCCTCCGCGGTGACGCCGCTCTACAGCCGTCCCTGGATGCTCTGGCTGCTCGCGCCCCTGCTGCTCTACTGGTTCGGGCGTGCCCTGATGATCGCGCATCGCCGCGAGATGCCCGACGATCCGATCATCTACGCCTTCCGGGACGGCGCCAGCCGCACCACGGTGGCGGCGATGGTCTGCATCATGCTGGCGGCGATCTGA
- a CDS encoding RES family NAD+ phosphorylase codes for MQLYEGVSAPQDWDAVKRIEELTNPRLRRGALLPEDEGKVDQSWLVAPFAYPDPEPSAFSDGSFGYSIVAESLHSALLLAISRREVFLRRTAEAPTRLVMRVIKVPLKATLQDLTHLDRDDPSLRSLVANARAAKSHGVLVRGPRGKDDPLAVVLRPTAFVQPASQTEHYCFLWNGERIHQLFLLPAETKVMVPEDLMRSVTAA; via the coding sequence GTGCAGCTGTACGAGGGCGTGTCGGCGCCGCAGGATTGGGACGCCGTCAAACGCATCGAGGAGCTCACCAATCCGCGGCTGCGCAGAGGGGCGCTTCTTCCGGAGGATGAAGGAAAGGTCGATCAGAGCTGGTTGGTCGCTCCCTTTGCATATCCGGATCCTGAACCGTCTGCCTTCAGCGACGGGTCGTTCGGTTACTCGATCGTCGCCGAATCTCTTCACTCCGCCCTATTGCTCGCGATCTCACGTCGTGAGGTTTTTCTTCGCCGGACAGCCGAAGCGCCGACGCGACTCGTGATGCGGGTGATCAAGGTACCGCTGAAGGCAACACTGCAGGATCTCACCCACCTCGACCGCGACGACCCTTCGTTGAGAAGTCTCGTCGCAAATGCACGCGCCGCCAAATCGCACGGCGTACTCGTGCGCGGACCACGCGGAAAAGACGACCCGTTAGCCGTCGTATTGAGGCCCACCGCGTTCGTTCAGCCTGCATCGCAGACCGAGCACTATTGCTTCCTTTGGAACGGCGAACGGATCCATCAGCTGTTCCTGCTACCGGCAGAAACCAAAGTAATGGTGCCGGAAGACCTGATGAGGTCCGTCACGGCGGCATAG